The genome window GCGGGCAGGCCATTGAAAGGCAACTGGACAAAAACCTGCGGCCAATACTTGCCGGGCTGACGCCAGCCTTCTCCCGGCGGGCCCGAATCGTTTTCGCCCGCGATGCGCTCCAGCCCCAGGCAGCCGAGCACTGCATCATAAAAAGCGACCATTGTCGGCAGGTCGCGCGCGCCGATCTGTATGTGGCTGAACATTGCCCTGCTCCTTCTCGACACCGGTACTGACATTGGAGAATACAGGCTCGTCCAATGTTCGCCACAGCCCACCCTTCACCGACGAAACGACCACCGTCACGCTCATCGACTGGCCGGACAATCCGACCGAACTCTGCCCGAAAACCCAAAGTCCACCCTCCATCGCAACCCACCTGGAGAACGACGATGGTCGACTACCCTTTCCCGCCTTTCCCTAAACAAAGCCAGCCGGTGCCCGGCACCCAGCGCAAAATGGACCCTTATCCGGACTGCGGCGAGCAGAGCTACACCGGCTCCGGACGACTGGCGAACAAGATCGCCCTGATCACCGGCGCCGACAGCGGCATCGGTCGCGCCGTTGCCATTGCCTTCGCCCGTGAAGGTGCGGATGTGGCGATTGCCTACTTGGACGAGCATGAAGACGCCCGGGAAACCGCACGCTGGGTCGAGCAGGCCGGACGCCAGTGCCTGTTGTTGCCCGGTGACCTGGCGGACAAAGGCCTGTGCCGCAAGATCGTCGATGAAACCGTCGCCCGCTTTGGCCATATCGACATCCTGGTCAACAACGCCGCGTTCCAGATGACCCACGAAAACCTGGAGGACATTCCCGACGAAGAATGGGTGCGTACCTTCAATATCAACATCACCGCGATGTTCAGGATCTGCCAGGCCGCCGTGCCGCACATGAAGCCTGGTGGCTCGATCATCAATACCAGCTCGGTCAATTCCGACATGCCCAAGCCGACACTGCTGGCCTATGCCGCCACCAAAGGCGCCATCGCCAACTTCACCGGTGGCCTGGCGCAGATGCTCGGGCCCAAGGGCATCCGCGTGAACAGCGTGGCACCGGGACCGATCTGGACGCCGCTGATCGTGGCGACCATGCCCGAGGAAGAAGTGCAGAATTTCGGTACCCAGACGCCCCTTGGCCGCCCCGGCCAGCCGGTTGAAGTGGCGCCGATCTATGTGCTGCTGGCCTCGGACGAAGGCAGCTACATCTCCGGAGCCCGTTATGGGATTACCGGGGGCAAGCCGATGCTTTAAGCATGGCGCAGCGTTTTACCTGTGGCGAGGGAGCACTCAGCCAATGGGCCTTGCCCCTAATACCTGTGGGAGCGAGCGTGCTCGCGATAGGGGCAGGTCAGGCAACATCAATGGGCTGGTTTACCGCTATCGCGAGCAAGCTCGCTCCCACAGTGGGCTGTGCCCGGCCAGTCGCCCATGACGCATCCGAGCGACTCGCTCGAAACGCCAGACCTTGTGCAGGAAGCGCATGTCTTCGCGTACCGGAAGCGGTCGGTCACCAGGAACAGGAAATAAATGAAACCCCGGTCTTTTTCTGTGCCTCAAACCCAGTAAGGGCCTCATGCAGAGGCCGTCTTGATCAGGAGGTCGTCATGTCCGCACCTTTCGTCAAACTGTTCACACAGCCCGAATTCGCCTGGGCCGACATACGCGAGCAGGAACAGGCACATCCACGCCATTACCTGGCTCATTTGCTGTTGCTCGCGCTGATTCCCGCGGTGTGCCTGTTCATCGGCACCACCTGGACCGGATGGAGCCTGGCCGAAAACGAAACGGTTCGGCTCAGCAGCACCAGCGCGCTTCAATTGTGCGTGCTGCTGTACCTGACCATCGTCGTCGGCGTCACGTTGATGGGGCTGTTCATCCGCTGGATGTCCCGCACTTTCGAAGCGCGCCCGACGGTCAACCAATGCATCGGTTTCGCCGCCTATACCGCAACGCCGTATTTCCTGGCCGGAGTTTTCGGGCTTTACCCGAGCCGCTGGCTGGCCGTGGCGGTGCTGTTGCTGGCATCGGCCTACTCGACATTCCTGCTGTTCGTCGGGCTGCCCATGTTCATGGGCCTCAAGAAGGAACAGGGCCTGCTGTATTCGGCAAGTGTCTGGGGCGTGGGCCTGCTGGTATTGGTGACGATCCTGGTGGAAATGATCCTGCTCTGGTTCAACTACCTGCAGCCGGAATATTTGCGTGTCCCGGTGGGCTAAATGCGTTTTCGGGGCGCACATCACCGATGACAGCGGCTTGAGATGATCTGTGGGAGCGAGCTTGCTCGCGATGGCGCTGGTTCAGTGACATGGATATTGGGCTTGCTGGCCTCTTCGCGAGCAAGCTCGCTCCCACAAAGGAACTGCGGCGTATAGCCGCGACACCTTAAACTTTCTTCATACCGATACGCCTGCGCATCTCAGCCGTAATACTCTGTCGCGTCTTCTTCAGCCCAGCCCAAGGCTCATGCCCCACCTGCGCCAGACGTTCATGAACATTGTGCACATTCCACAGGTTCGCCCCCTTGAGCCCAGCCACCTCCTCACGAAATATCGGCACGGACACCGGCAACCCCTCCCGGGTCCTGGCGGCGTAGGCGCAGATGGTCGTGGAGCCCAGCCCATTGCGCAGGTAATCGATGAAGATCCGCCCTACCCGGTTCTTTGGCCCGGACACCGCCGAAAAACGGTCCGGCAGCAGC of Pseudomonas fluorescens contains these proteins:
- a CDS encoding Yip1 family protein, with translation MSAPFVKLFTQPEFAWADIREQEQAHPRHYLAHLLLLALIPAVCLFIGTTWTGWSLAENETVRLSSTSALQLCVLLYLTIVVGVTLMGLFIRWMSRTFEARPTVNQCIGFAAYTATPYFLAGVFGLYPSRWLAVAVLLLASAYSTFLLFVGLPMFMGLKKEQGLLYSASVWGVGLLVLVTILVEMILLWFNYLQPEYLRVPVG
- a CDS encoding SDR family oxidoreductase, with product MVDYPFPPFPKQSQPVPGTQRKMDPYPDCGEQSYTGSGRLANKIALITGADSGIGRAVAIAFAREGADVAIAYLDEHEDARETARWVEQAGRQCLLLPGDLADKGLCRKIVDETVARFGHIDILVNNAAFQMTHENLEDIPDEEWVRTFNINITAMFRICQAAVPHMKPGGSIINTSSVNSDMPKPTLLAYAATKGAIANFTGGLAQMLGPKGIRVNSVAPGPIWTPLIVATMPEEEVQNFGTQTPLGRPGQPVEVAPIYVLLASDEGSYISGARYGITGGKPML